From Permianibacter aggregans, a single genomic window includes:
- the lepB gene encoding signal peptidase I yields MKNWTRRQWRQHKGFIVFVVLMLVFRSSFADWNDVPTGSMKPTILEGDRVFVNKMAYDIRVPFTHISLLKLADPARGDIVIFDSAVSEKRLVKRVIGLPGDRVALLNNELFINGQKQAAMYLETATYGDLRRIEMTGISHRIAVANAERPWSSFPAVTVPAGHYLVLGDNRDNSADSRVIGFVPRKEIVGRSTHVVLSLDPKNYFLPRTERFGARL; encoded by the coding sequence ATGAAAAACTGGACGAGGCGTCAATGGCGTCAACACAAAGGCTTTATCGTGTTTGTTGTGCTGATGCTGGTATTTCGCAGTTCATTTGCCGACTGGAATGATGTGCCGACCGGCTCGATGAAGCCGACGATTCTGGAAGGTGATCGAGTTTTCGTCAACAAGATGGCCTACGACATACGCGTTCCTTTCACTCATATTTCTCTGCTGAAACTGGCTGACCCGGCGCGCGGCGATATCGTGATATTTGATTCGGCGGTTTCTGAAAAGCGACTGGTGAAACGTGTGATTGGCTTGCCGGGAGATCGGGTGGCATTGCTGAACAACGAATTGTTCATCAATGGTCAAAAGCAAGCGGCGATGTATCTCGAAACCGCCACCTATGGTGATCTACGACGCATTGAAATGACTGGCATCTCTCATCGTATCGCGGTGGCCAACGCGGAAAGGCCTTGGTCCAGCTTTCCGGCGGTGACGGTTCCTGCCGGCCACTACCTGGTGCTTGGCGACAATCGTGACAATAGCGCCGATTCACGGGTGATTGGTTTTGTACCGAGAAAGGAAATCGTCGGGCGTTCCACTCATGTGGTGTTGTCACTGGATCCGAAAAACTATTTCCTGCCAAGAACCGAGCGATTTGGCGCCAGGCTTTGA
- a CDS encoding cation:proton antiporter domain-containing protein: MDHTLITTIAMSFLFAFAAGLLAARLGLPPLVGYLLAGVGIGPYTPGFVADLKLAAQLSEIGVILLMFGVGLHFSFRDLMKLRGIAMTGALLQIIAATVMGALFALWWGWSLASSLMLGFSLSVASTVVLLKSLEEHHLLETTQGRIAVGWLVVEDLVMVLALVMIPALAVLMETHEQWWLANDFWISLFEVTIKIVLFIVVMLLAGTRLIPWILHLVVKTDSRELFTLAVIAMALGIAYGAASLFGVSFALGAFLAGVVINGSHISHRAASNALPFQDAFAVLFFVSVGMLFDPTILLKMPWHVLAVVAVIMIGKSIAAFAIMLLFRYPLVAALTVAASLAQIGEFSFILAALGNRLGLLSNEAQSLIMAGAIVSITLNPIAFRMIPLLARMFENRPGFLNNHQPESTESSAQHTEGHSEQLNAHVVLVGYGRVGKKIGLQLDQYQIPHAVVENNRQACDALRKAGKSVIFGDASMHGILEHTHLRHAKVLVITSPERFQTRRIIELARKLNPHIDIIVRTHYEEELDYLQSIGINAPVMAEHELADTISKHVLERFADVRSATPP; this comes from the coding sequence ATGGACCACACCCTGATCACCACAATCGCCATGAGCTTTTTGTTCGCGTTTGCTGCCGGATTGCTGGCCGCCCGACTGGGCTTGCCGCCATTGGTTGGCTACCTGCTGGCCGGTGTTGGTATCGGGCCCTACACACCGGGTTTCGTCGCGGATCTGAAGTTAGCCGCGCAGTTGTCAGAAATCGGCGTCATCCTGTTGATGTTTGGTGTCGGTCTTCACTTTTCCTTTCGCGATCTGATGAAACTGCGCGGCATCGCGATGACCGGTGCACTACTGCAAATCATCGCGGCCACCGTCATGGGTGCGCTGTTCGCGCTCTGGTGGGGTTGGTCGCTGGCATCCAGTTTGATGCTGGGCTTTTCGCTGTCGGTAGCCAGCACCGTGGTGTTGCTGAAATCCCTGGAAGAACATCATCTACTCGAAACCACGCAAGGACGCATCGCTGTCGGCTGGCTGGTCGTCGAAGATCTGGTCATGGTCCTGGCACTGGTAATGATTCCGGCGCTGGCCGTGTTGATGGAAACTCATGAGCAATGGTGGCTGGCCAATGACTTCTGGATTTCGTTGTTTGAAGTCACCATCAAAATAGTGCTGTTCATCGTTGTCATGCTGCTGGCCGGCACGCGATTGATCCCGTGGATTCTGCATCTGGTGGTGAAAACCGACTCAAGAGAATTGTTTACCTTGGCAGTCATTGCCATGGCGCTTGGCATCGCCTATGGTGCCGCCAGCTTGTTTGGTGTGTCGTTTGCACTGGGCGCTTTTCTCGCTGGTGTCGTGATCAATGGCTCGCATATCAGCCATCGCGCCGCGTCCAACGCACTGCCATTTCAGGATGCGTTTGCGGTACTGTTTTTTGTCTCGGTCGGCATGTTGTTCGACCCAACCATTCTGCTGAAAATGCCTTGGCATGTACTGGCCGTCGTCGCTGTGATCATGATTGGTAAATCGATCGCCGCGTTCGCCATCATGCTGCTATTTCGCTACCCACTGGTCGCGGCGTTAACCGTAGCGGCCAGCCTCGCGCAGATTGGTGAGTTTTCCTTTATTCTGGCGGCGCTCGGCAATCGACTTGGATTACTGTCCAACGAGGCGCAGAGTTTGATCATGGCTGGCGCCATCGTATCGATAACGTTGAACCCGATTGCGTTCCGGATGATTCCGCTACTGGCGAGAATGTTTGAGAATCGCCCAGGCTTCCTTAATAATCATCAACCCGAAAGCACCGAATCCAGCGCGCAGCACACTGAAGGACATTCGGAACAGCTCAACGCCCATGTGGTGTTGGTCGGCTACGGGCGAGTCGGCAAAAAAATCGGCTTACAACTCGATCAATATCAAATACCTCATGCTGTTGTCGAAAACAATCGACAAGCCTGCGACGCTTTGCGAAAAGCCGGTAAATCGGTCATCTTCGGCGATGCATCAATGCATGGCATTCTCGAGCATACCCATCTGCGTCACGCCAAGGTGCTGGTCATTACCTCGCCAGAGCGTTTTCAAACACGACGCATCATTGAACTGGCCAGAAAACTGAATCCACACATCGACATCATTGTTCGCACCCATTACGAAGAAGAGCTGGATTATCTGCAGTCCATTGGCATCAACGCACCGGTCATGGCGGAACATGAGTTGGCTGATACCATCAGCAAACATGTTTTGGAACGATTCGCTGACGTCAGAAGCGCCACACCACCATGA
- a CDS encoding endonuclease/exonuclease/phosphatase family protein yields the protein MTELAVMSFNIRYGEAPDAENAWSFRKDAVIAMLAEHRPALLGLQEAMGYQIDTIRNAFPQYGFIGRGHLTGNYSEEHAAILFDQQVLSPLQHDTFWYADTPEIPGSKSWGNKIPRTCSWAQFLWMKTEQTFRVYNSHWDHEQEALREKSAQQLLQQISRQATTKDPVIVLGDFNCGESASAFRQLLTSTELTLQDSYRLLHPNATDVGSFHQFTGARAGEKIDAILVSPHWQVKAAEIISSKFSQRYPSDHFPVTATLSLIQSL from the coding sequence ATGACCGAACTTGCCGTCATGAGTTTCAACATTCGCTACGGTGAGGCACCTGATGCTGAAAACGCCTGGTCATTCCGTAAAGATGCTGTTATTGCCATGCTGGCAGAGCACCGCCCTGCTCTCCTCGGTTTGCAAGAAGCAATGGGCTATCAGATCGATACCATCCGCAATGCATTTCCGCAGTATGGCTTCATCGGTCGCGGTCATCTGACAGGAAACTATTCGGAAGAGCATGCCGCGATACTCTTCGATCAACAGGTACTGAGCCCGCTGCAACACGATACCTTCTGGTATGCCGATACGCCGGAAATACCCGGTTCAAAAAGCTGGGGGAATAAAATTCCTCGAACCTGTAGTTGGGCACAGTTTCTCTGGATGAAAACGGAGCAGACTTTCCGTGTTTACAACTCTCACTGGGATCACGAACAGGAAGCGCTACGGGAGAAAAGCGCCCAGCAATTGCTACAGCAAATCTCGCGGCAGGCAACAACGAAAGATCCCGTGATTGTGCTCGGTGATTTCAATTGCGGAGAATCGGCATCAGCTTTCCGTCAGTTACTAACCAGTACCGAACTGACGCTACAAGACAGTTATCGCCTTCTCCACCCGAACGCCACGGATGTCGGTAGCTTTCATCAGTTCACAGGCGCTCGAGCTGGTGAAAAAATTGACGCGATACTCGTTTCCCCACACTGGCAAGTCAAAGCGGCGGAAATTATCAGCAGTAAATTTTCACAACGTTACCCCTCTGACCATTTTCCGGTCACCGCTACCTTATCGCTAATTCAAAGCCTTTAA
- a CDS encoding choice-of-anchor I family protein: MKIPGFGGVLIITVAAMLLTGCADDGRDGVDGSNGQNGADGADGADGANGANGNDGRNARNGRLHQIGRYESGIFEDGGAEIVAYDAGTMRLFVVNASDNSIDVLDITNPSQPEKLNTIDVAAQDSASFTSGGANSVAVKNGILAVAVEADVKQDNGRVYFYNTDTLAFIHGVTVGALPDMVTFTPDGLRVLSANEAEPSNDYQLDPEGSVSIINIGAGVASATVTHASFTAFNGDAATLKASGVRLFGPNASVAQDLEPEYIAVSSDSSKAYVTLQENNALAIVDIGTATVTDIKALSFKNHNIPGMGLDANRNDKYPNIENLKIYGMYMPDAIASYSFNGKTYLVTANEGDGREYIYDADSATCTGAGHTDLGDGECLAFADETALEDLTLDSSKFSADEIALLQDGGGIGDLTVSRVDGDADNNGQHEKIYAYGARSFSIWSATGSLIYDSGDQVEQIIADTSPLFFNLNNTGNGTDNRSDNKGPEPEGVAIGEVNGRTYAFVGLERQGGIMVFDISNPFAPGFVEYVSNRDLSVTPAEGAAAGDLGPEGLLFVPASDSPNDKALLIVGNEISGTTTIYEVE, from the coding sequence ATGAAGATTCCCGGCTTTGGTGGTGTCTTGATAATTACGGTAGCCGCCATGCTACTGACTGGTTGTGCCGATGATGGCCGCGATGGCGTCGATGGCAGCAATGGTCAAAATGGTGCGGATGGTGCGGATGGTGCGGATGGTGCAAACGGCGCCAATGGTAACGACGGTCGCAATGCACGCAACGGCCGCCTGCATCAAATCGGCCGTTACGAATCGGGCATTTTTGAAGATGGCGGCGCCGAAATCGTCGCTTACGATGCCGGCACCATGCGTCTGTTCGTCGTCAACGCCAGTGACAACAGCATCGATGTGCTGGACATCACCAATCCAAGCCAGCCGGAAAAACTCAACACCATCGACGTTGCGGCTCAGGATTCCGCGAGCTTCACTTCCGGTGGCGCCAACAGCGTCGCAGTCAAAAACGGCATATTGGCCGTCGCTGTCGAAGCCGATGTCAAACAGGACAATGGCCGCGTTTATTTCTATAACACCGATACGCTCGCCTTCATTCACGGTGTCACCGTCGGCGCCCTGCCCGATATGGTGACCTTTACTCCCGACGGTCTTCGCGTGCTGAGTGCCAACGAAGCTGAACCCAGCAATGACTATCAGCTTGACCCGGAGGGTTCGGTCTCGATCATCAATATCGGCGCCGGTGTTGCCAGTGCCACCGTTACCCACGCCAGCTTCACGGCCTTCAATGGTGATGCCGCGACACTGAAAGCTTCTGGTGTTCGTCTGTTCGGGCCAAACGCCAGCGTTGCTCAGGATCTGGAGCCGGAATACATTGCCGTCTCCTCAGACTCCAGCAAAGCCTACGTGACATTGCAGGAAAACAATGCGCTGGCCATCGTTGATATTGGCACGGCCACGGTCACCGACATCAAAGCCTTGAGCTTCAAAAATCACAACATTCCCGGTATGGGCCTCGACGCCAATCGCAACGACAAATATCCGAATATCGAAAACCTGAAGATATACGGCATGTACATGCCGGATGCGATCGCCTCTTACTCTTTCAATGGCAAAACCTATCTGGTTACTGCCAATGAAGGTGATGGCCGCGAATATATTTACGATGCCGATAGCGCGACCTGCACTGGTGCTGGCCATACCGATTTGGGCGACGGCGAATGCCTGGCGTTTGCCGATGAAACCGCACTTGAGGATTTGACACTGGATAGCAGCAAATTCAGTGCGGATGAAATCGCGCTGTTGCAGGATGGTGGCGGCATTGGCGATCTGACCGTCTCTCGTGTCGATGGCGATGCGGACAATAATGGCCAGCACGAAAAAATTTATGCTTATGGTGCGCGGTCGTTCTCGATTTGGAGTGCAACTGGCTCGCTGATTTATGACTCCGGCGATCAAGTCGAGCAGATCATTGCCGATACCTCACCGTTATTCTTCAACTTGAACAACACCGGCAATGGCACCGACAACCGTAGTGACAACAAAGGCCCGGAACCAGAAGGCGTCGCGATTGGTGAAGTCAACGGTCGCACTTATGCGTTTGTCGGTCTGGAACGTCAGGGCGGCATCATGGTGTTTGATATCAGCAATCCGTTCGCACCGGGTTTCGTCGAGTACGTCAGCAATCGTGATTTATCGGTGACACCGGCTGAAGGTGCAGCGGCCGGCGATCTGGGACCGGAGGGTTTGTTGTTCGTACCGGCGAGTGACAGCCCGAATGACAAAGCATTGTTGATTGTCGGCAATGAAATCAGCGGCACGACCACGATCTACGAAGTTGAGTAA